A genomic segment from Chitinophaga flava encodes:
- a CDS encoding FecR family protein: MNKELIIKYFQGRCTGEEAGQVQQWLDQQGAEWIDRFMDEHWDTISITSSDEERRRLASQVIAMAPVRSGKVRWLKLAAAAACMTAVAVACWWMFASSNAPAQLTWTEVRNDSTAIQSVKLPDASVVTLNRHAVVRYSSAYNKKDRQVQLSGEAFFEITPDANRPFIVQAGSTTARVYGTTFNVNALPAAGETRVALQSGKIGVTCDSLSGEKILVPGQLLVFNKQTHHTTITQLAAGQADSWRKGQLNFVNTPFKDVLLQLENTYGLHFIYTGKPQQQTVTAVFPANDLPKVLQHLAFIWELDFQQKKDSIFIK, translated from the coding sequence ATGAACAAGGAACTGATCATAAAATATTTCCAGGGGCGTTGTACCGGTGAAGAGGCCGGACAGGTGCAGCAGTGGCTGGACCAGCAGGGAGCTGAGTGGATCGACCGCTTTATGGACGAGCACTGGGATACCATCAGTATTACTTCTTCCGATGAAGAGCGCCGCCGGCTGGCCAGCCAGGTGATAGCCATGGCGCCGGTAAGAAGCGGAAAGGTGCGCTGGCTGAAACTGGCCGCAGCTGCTGCTTGTATGACAGCTGTAGCAGTTGCCTGCTGGTGGATGTTTGCCTCCAGCAACGCACCTGCGCAACTAACCTGGACGGAAGTACGTAACGACAGCACTGCCATACAATCGGTGAAGCTGCCCGACGCTTCGGTGGTAACGCTCAACCGGCACGCGGTGGTACGCTATTCGTCGGCTTATAACAAAAAAGACAGGCAGGTACAGTTGAGTGGGGAAGCATTTTTCGAAATCACTCCCGACGCCAACCGTCCTTTTATTGTACAGGCTGGCAGTACCACGGCCAGGGTATATGGTACTACTTTTAATGTGAATGCTTTGCCCGCAGCCGGTGAAACCAGGGTGGCCCTGCAGAGCGGAAAGATCGGCGTTACCTGCGACAGTCTCTCCGGAGAAAAGATCCTCGTTCCCGGTCAATTACTTGTATTCAACAAACAAACACATCATACAACGATCACACAACTGGCTGCCGGACAGGCCGACAGCTGGCGTAAAGGACAGCTGAACTTTGTCAATACACCTTTTAAAGATGTATTACTGCAACTGGAGAATACATATGGATTACATTTTATTTACACCGGTAAACCACAACAGCAGACAGTGACTGCTGTTTTCCCGGCCAACGATCTGCCGAAAGTATTACAGCACCTGGCTTTCATCTGGGAACTGGACTTTCAGCAAAAAAAAGATAGCATCTTCATAAAATAA
- a CDS encoding RNA polymerase sigma factor, giving the protein MANQQEERLQRIIDQTYDKLFGVLFALCKDHDLCADLVQQAYIKIWEHLDSIRDDEKVMALLKVYGRNLFLDELRKKARQEQALSQYTPESTTPSPEEKLIEKELQRKLQVTINKLPAQQQQIFRMHKEQAFSYRQISSRLDITTGTIETQMNRALKFLRKELGK; this is encoded by the coding sequence TTGGCAAATCAACAGGAAGAAAGGCTGCAGCGGATAATAGACCAGACCTATGACAAACTTTTTGGAGTGCTGTTTGCACTTTGCAAAGACCATGACCTGTGTGCAGACCTTGTACAGCAGGCTTATATCAAAATATGGGAACACCTGGACAGCATCAGGGACGATGAAAAAGTAATGGCATTACTCAAAGTATATGGCAGAAACCTTTTCCTGGACGAATTACGCAAGAAAGCACGCCAGGAACAGGCTTTATCACAATACACACCGGAGAGCACAACCCCTTCCCCGGAGGAAAAATTAATAGAAAAAGAACTACAGCGGAAATTACAAGTGACCATCAACAAACTACCCGCACAACAACAGCAGATCTTCCGGATGCATAAGGAACAGGCATTCAGCTACCGGCAGATCTCATCCCGCCTGGACATCACTACCGGCACCATAGAAACCCAGATGAACAGGGCATTGAAGTTTTTGAGAAAGGAACTGGGCAAATGA